The Danio rerio strain Tuebingen ecotype United States chromosome 1, GRCz12tu, whole genome shotgun sequence genome includes a region encoding these proteins:
- the ankrd37 gene encoding ankyrin repeat domain-containing protein 37: MFLLETESLERMSDLFESGFAVNGGLDGPGQSPAHLAACGGQAFCLLWLLQTGADANQQDATGETPMHKAARSGSLECISVLMARDAQFNICNNAGQTAEDIAWSCGYEECGRFLNLHRRTQDLKKASSSSSSSLSEQHVLTSTLAGQKRGHTAASGAQDGKRARDW; the protein is encoded by the exons ATGTTTTTGCTTGAGACAGAGTCG CTGGAGCGAATGAGTGATTTGTTTGAAAGCGGATTCGCAGTGAATGGAGGTTTGGATGGTCCCGGACAGTCTCCAGCGCATCTCGCCGCATGCGGAGGTCAGGCGTTCTGTTTGCTTTGGCTCCTCCAAACAGGCGCTGATGCAAAccagcag GACGCAACTGGAGAGACACCCATGCATAAAGCAGCCAGATCGGGCAGTTTGGAGTGCATCAGTGTGTTGATGGCCAGGGATGCACAGTTTAA cATTTGCAACAACGCTGGACAGACTGCTGAGGACATAGCATGGTCTTGTGGGTATGAAGAGTGCGGGAGATTTTTGAACTTGCATCGAAGAACACAGGACTTGAAGAAAGCTTCATCATCATCCTCGTCATCCCTCAGTGAACAGCATGTGTTGACCAGCACTCTCGCAGGACAGAAGAGAGGCCACACAGCCGCCTCTGGTGCCCAAGATGGGAAGAGGGCACGGGACTGGTGA